Genomic DNA from Streptomyces sp. NBC_01571:
TCCCGGCCGCGTTCGCACATCGTGCCGAACCCCGGAACCCCATGGAACCTCGGAACCGGCTCCGGACCCCGGACCGCCCCGACACCGACGTCCCCACCGACGTCCGCCGAAGTGGCCCCCTCCCGCAGTTCCTCGCGGTCGTCGTGAAACCCTGACCGCCGGACGGTCGCGAAGCGTGCGACGGGACCGGTTCGGGCCGCTATGTCCATGCATGGCGTCCTGGCCCGGCGCCGCGTCGCCGCGTAGCGTGACCCGACATGAAGAATGCCGCTGACCTGTGCGAAGAGGGTGTGTCGTGAAGATCCTCATCAGCGCCGACATGGAGGGCGCCACCGGGGTGACCTGGCCTGCCGACGTGCTGCCGGGGACGCCGCAATGGGAGCGCTGCCGCTCGATGTTCACCTCGGACGTGAACGCCGCCGTGCTCGGCTTCCTCGACGGTGGTGCGGACGAGGTGCTGATCAACGAGGCGCACTGGTCCATGCGGAATCTGCTGCTCGAACGACTGGACGAGAGAGCCGAGATGCTCACCGGCCGGCACAAGTCGCTGTCCATGGTGGAGGGCGTGCAGCACGGCGACGTGGACGGGATCGCCTTCGTCGGCTACCACACGGGCGCCGGCATGGAAGGCGTCCTCGCGCACACCTACCTCGCGAACTCGATCACCGGAGTGTGGGTGAACGGCGTACGGGCCAGCGAGGGACTGCTCAACTCGCACGTCGTCGCCGAGTACGGCGTACCCGTCGTCCTCGTCACGGGCGACGACCTGGCCTGCGAGGACGCGCTCGGATACGCGCCGGAGGCGCTCAAGGTCGCCGTCAAGGACCATGTGTCGCGGTACGCGGCGGTGTGCCGTACGCCGTCCCGGACCGCCGCCGACATCCGGGCCGCCGCCAAGGAGGCGGCAGCGCTGGCCGTACGGCACGAACCGGTGGTGGGCGGCCCGTTCACGGTGGCGCTCGAGTTCGACGCGGAGCACCTGTCGATGGCGGCCACCGTCGTGCCGGGCGTGGAACGCACCGGAGAGCGCAGAGTGGCCTACACC
This window encodes:
- a CDS encoding M55 family metallopeptidase → MKILISADMEGATGVTWPADVLPGTPQWERCRSMFTSDVNAAVLGFLDGGADEVLINEAHWSMRNLLLERLDERAEMLTGRHKSLSMVEGVQHGDVDGIAFVGYHTGAGMEGVLAHTYLANSITGVWVNGVRASEGLLNSHVVAEYGVPVVLVTGDDLACEDALGYAPEALKVAVKDHVSRYAAVCRTPSRTAADIRAAAKEAAALAVRHEPVVGGPFTVALEFDAEHLSMAATVVPGVERTGERRVAYTSDTMYEGIRTFKAVTTIVSAAVEEQYG